A portion of the Meriones unguiculatus strain TT.TT164.6M chromosome 14, Bangor_MerUng_6.1, whole genome shotgun sequence genome contains these proteins:
- the Acp7 gene encoding acid phosphatase type 7, with the protein MTPFLARWLSCLLLLSSLGAQGNPQYPRVSPEQVHLSYPGEPGAMTVTWTTWAPARSEVQFGTQLSGPLPFRAHGSASTFVDGGALRRKLYIHRVTLQKLVPGAQYVYRCGSSQGWSRRFRFTALKSGVQWSPRLAVFGDMGADNPKALPRLRRDTQQGLFDAVLHVGDFAYNMDQDNARVGDRFMRLIEPVAASLPYMTCPGNHEQRYNFSNYKARFSMPGDNQGLWYSWDLGPAHIISFSTEVYFFLHYGRHLVERQFRWLEQDLQKANRNREARPWIITMGHRPMYCSNADLDDCTRHESRVRKGLQGKLFGLEDLFHKYGVDLEFWAHEHSYERLWPIYNYQVLNGSQEKPYTNPRGPVHIITGSAGCEELLTPFVRKPRHWSAIRVKEYGYTRLHILNGTHMHIQQVSDDQDGKIVDDVWIIRPLLGRMMYH; encoded by the exons ATGACCCCCTTCCTGGCACGCTGGCTCTCCTGCCtgctcctgctctcctccctggGAGCCCAGGGGAACCCGCAATACCCTCGTGTTAGCCCGGAGCAAGTCCATCTGTCCTACCCAG GTGAGCCCGGCGCCATGACAGTGACCTGGACCACGTGGGCGCCGGCCCGGTCGGAGGTGCAGTTCGGCACGCAGCTGTCGGGGCCGCTCCCGTTCCGCGCCCACGGCAGCGCCAGCACCTTCGTGGACGGGGGAGCCCTGCGCCGCAAGCTCTACATCCACCGCGTGACGCTGCAGAAGCTGGTGCCGGGGGCCCAGTACG TTTACCGCTGTGGCAGCTCTCAGGGGTGGAGCCGGCGGTTCCGCTTCACGGCCCTGAAGAGCGGGGTTCAGTGGAGCCCTCGCCTGGCTGTGTTTGGGGACATGGGGGCCGACAACCCCAAGGCCCTGCCCAGGCTTCGGAGGGACACCCAGCAGGGCCTGTTTGATGCGGTGCTCCATGTGG GAGACTTTGCCTACAACATGGACCAGGACAACGCTCGAGTCGGGGACCGGTTCATGCGGCTCATTGAGCCCGTGGCCGCCAGCCTGCCCTACATGACCTGCCCCGGGAACCACGAGCAGCGCTA caattTCTCTAACTACAAGGCTCGCTTCAGCATGCCGGGAGACAACCAAGGCCTGTGGTACAG CTGGGACTTGGGTCCTGCGCATATCATCTCGTTCTCCACGGAGGTGTATTTCTTTCTGCACTATGGCCGGCACCTGGTGGAGAGGCAGTTCCGCTGGCTGGAGCAGGACCTGCAG AAAGCCAACAGGAACCGGGAGGCCCGACCGTGGATCATCACAATGGGGCACCGGCCCATGTACTGCTCCAACGCCGACCTGGACGACTGCACAAGGCATGAGAGCAGG GTCCGCAAAGGCCTCCAAGGCAAGCTCTTTGGGCTAGAAGACCTTTTCCATAAATACG GCGTGGACCTGGAGTTCTGGGCTCACGAACACTCCTACGAGCGACTGTGGCCGATTTACAACTACCAG GTACTTAACGGCAGCCAGGAAAAGCCCTATACCAACCCTCGAGGCCCGGTTCACATCATCACAGGATCTGCG GGCTGTGAGGAGCTGCTGACTCCCTTCGTCAGGAAACCGCGACACTGGAGCGCCATCCGAGTGAAGGAGTATGGGTACACGAGGCTCCACATTCTGAACGGCACGCACATGCACATCCAGCAGGTGTCTGATGACCAG GATGGGAAGATTGTGGATGACGTCTGGATCATTAGACCTTTGCTTGGCCGGATGATGTATCACTGA